In the genome of Paenibacillus sp. FSL R5-0766, one region contains:
- the sufC gene encoding Fe-S cluster assembly ATPase SufC codes for MATNFVIEGLKATIEGKEILKGINLEMKGGEIHAIMGPNGTGKSTLASALMGHPKYEVTDGTITLDGEDVLDMAVDERARAGLFLAMQYPSEIAGVTNSDFLRSAINARRGEGNEISLIKFIRQMEGKMKELDMNPEFAHRYLNEGFSGGEKKRNEILQMMLLDPKIVVLDEIDSGLDIDALKIVADGVNAMKSDDRGFLIITHYQRLLNYITPDYVHVMMQGRIVKSGGPELAHRLEAEGYDWVKAELGITDETVGQEA; via the coding sequence AAGGTAAGGAAATCCTGAAAGGCATCAACCTGGAAATGAAAGGTGGAGAAATCCACGCAATCATGGGACCAAACGGAACAGGTAAATCCACTCTGGCTTCTGCACTGATGGGCCACCCTAAATATGAAGTAACAGACGGTACAATTACACTTGATGGTGAAGATGTATTGGACATGGCTGTAGATGAGCGCGCACGTGCAGGTCTTTTCCTGGCTATGCAATACCCAAGTGAAATTGCAGGTGTTACGAACTCCGACTTCTTGCGTAGTGCAATTAACGCACGTCGTGGCGAAGGTAACGAGATCTCCCTGATCAAGTTCATTCGTCAAATGGAAGGTAAAATGAAAGAACTCGACATGAACCCTGAGTTCGCTCACCGTTACCTGAATGAAGGTTTCTCCGGTGGTGAGAAAAAACGTAACGAGATTCTGCAAATGATGCTGCTTGATCCGAAAATCGTAGTACTTGATGAAATTGACTCTGGTCTGGACATCGATGCTTTGAAAATCGTGGCTGACGGTGTGAACGCTATGAAGAGCGATGATCGTGGCTTCCTGATCATCACTCACTACCAACGTCTGTTGAACTACATTACACCTGACTATGTTCACGTAATGATGCAAGGTCGTATCGTGAAATCCGGCGGACCTGAATTGGCTCACCGTCTGGAAGCGGAAGGGTATGACTGGGTAAAGGCAGAGCTGGGAATTACAGACGAAACTGTAGGCCAAGAAGCGTAA
- the sufD gene encoding Fe-S cluster assembly protein SufD, whose translation MTTQTILPVESEALRALSESNNEPGWLTEQRLEALKLASGLALPKLEKQKIERWNVSEYGTYKTSEAISSLTEVPASIKDLVQDQAEGSLVIQRNSGTVYSKVSADLAAKGVIFTDLATAVREHGDLVKQYLNTAVKADEHSLAALHAALWNGGVFLYVPKNVEIEVPLQAVLLTDDASATFAPHVLVVAEANSSVTYVDNYVSGELSAPVFHNGVVEVFAKSGAKVRFASVHQLSVNVTDVSFRRAVLENDASIEWIVGEMNNGDTASNTMTVLKGNGSSSDSKVIAVGSGSQKINYTTEARHFGKNTPSQMITRAVMREEASAIINGITKIEKGATKADGQQTEKVLMLSPKARGDANPILLIDEDDVTAGHAASVGQVNAEQIHYLMSRGINRTDAERLIIYGFLAPVVADIPLEALRTQLQSLIEKKLGQ comes from the coding sequence ATGACTACACAAACAATTCTTCCGGTTGAATCTGAAGCGCTTCGCGCCTTGTCGGAAAGCAACAATGAACCCGGCTGGTTGACCGAACAGCGGCTCGAAGCTTTAAAGCTTGCGAGCGGGCTTGCGCTTCCTAAACTGGAAAAACAAAAAATCGAACGCTGGAATGTCAGCGAGTACGGAACATATAAAACAAGTGAAGCCATTTCTTCTTTGACAGAAGTACCTGCTTCTATCAAAGATCTGGTTCAGGATCAAGCTGAAGGTAGTCTGGTTATCCAGCGCAATTCCGGTACGGTATACTCCAAGGTGTCTGCTGATCTGGCAGCAAAAGGAGTTATCTTCACGGATCTGGCTACAGCGGTTCGCGAACATGGCGATCTGGTAAAACAATATCTGAACACAGCAGTGAAAGCGGATGAGCATTCCCTCGCTGCATTGCATGCGGCACTTTGGAATGGCGGGGTCTTCCTGTATGTTCCGAAAAATGTCGAAATCGAAGTACCACTGCAAGCAGTGTTGCTTACGGACGACGCATCTGCAACGTTTGCACCTCACGTGCTTGTAGTTGCAGAAGCAAACAGTTCAGTAACTTATGTTGATAACTATGTATCTGGCGAATTGTCCGCACCTGTTTTCCATAATGGTGTTGTGGAAGTATTCGCAAAATCCGGTGCTAAAGTACGTTTCGCATCGGTTCATCAACTGAGTGTGAATGTAACTGATGTTTCATTCCGTCGTGCAGTGTTGGAGAATGATGCTTCCATCGAGTGGATTGTAGGGGAAATGAACAATGGCGACACAGCGAGCAACACGATGACCGTGCTGAAAGGCAATGGATCAAGTTCTGATTCCAAAGTCATCGCTGTAGGTTCCGGTTCGCAGAAAATCAACTACACCACAGAAGCTCGTCACTTCGGTAAGAATACGCCAAGCCAGATGATTACACGTGCAGTTATGCGTGAAGAAGCTTCTGCAATCATCAACGGCATCACGAAGATTGAGAAAGGCGCTACCAAAGCTGATGGACAGCAGACAGAGAAAGTGTTGATGCTGAGCCCTAAAGCACGTGGAGACGCCAACCCAATCCTTCTTATTGACGAGGATGATGTAACAGCAGGTCACGCGGCTTCTGTTGGTCAAGTCAATGCCGAGCAGATTCATTACTTGATGTCGCGCGGAATTAACCGTACGGACGCCGAACGCCTGATCATCTATGGCTTCCTGGCTCCGGTGGTGGCGGATATTCCTCTGGAAGCACTGCGCACCCAATTGCAGTCCCTGATTGAGAAGAAGCTGGGACAATGA